In Sulfitobacter guttiformis, the genomic stretch CAGCAATATCAGACCCGACAACACCATGTTGCGGCTCAGCCCAAGGGCTAAAACACCCATCGCCATCACAACGAATGCGGCGCGAACGATCCATTCATTCTCGAAGCGGGTGCGCAAACGACCGGACAAAAGACCACCGCCGATCGCTCCAAACCCGAAACACCCCAGTAAAATACCGTAGGTCAGCGCCGATCCGCCCAGCAGATTGCGCGCAAGCACAGGCAAAAGCGCCAGAATAACAACCGCGCCCAAACCAAATACAAAGCTGCGGCACATAACGCGCAGAAGCACCGGCGACAACAAAACATACCGGACACCCGACGATATTGACGGGCCGAACGCTTCTCGCGGGAGTAGCTTTTGCACCACTGGCGGGTGCCAGCGCACAAGACCTGCGATGATCGCAAAATAACTCACTGCGTTTAGCGCGAATGCTGTGGCGACGCCTGCAAAAGTGACAACAATGCCGCCAATCGCAGGTCCGACGCTACGCATCATGTTGAACCCCATTCCGTTCAGCGTCACTGCGGCGGGAATGTCTTCTTTTGGTACAATGTCTCCCATTGAGGATTGCCATGACGGGTTAAACAGCGCCTGCCCCGATCCTATCAGAAAGGTGAACGCCAAGAGTAGCCAAGGGGTCAGCATACCGAAATAGGCAAAAACACTCAGAAGGACAGAGAGGCATAGCATCCAGCACAACGCCACAAGCATGATCCCGCGCCGGTCAAAGCTGTCGGCAAGCGCCCCGGACGGCAGCGAAAACAATACAACTGGCAGTGTCGTCGAGGCCTGCACCAGCGCTACAAGGCTGCGGCTGTCGGACAACGTCGTCATCAGCCAAGCGGCCGCAACACCCTGCACCAGCCCGCCGAGATTGGACACCAGCGTGGCGAACCAGAGCGAGGCAAAGACACTGTGGCGCAGGACATGGAGTGTACTTTGGCGAGATACTATCAAGCTTTCGTCCCTTGTTGTATCATGCGTAATTTAGTCCCTCATTGTCGGTACAAACGCCATCTACAGGCAGTTGGGACCAATCAAGGGCGTCCGCCCGTCTGGTCTGTCGGGGTCGTTAGCCTGATTGATGCCATGATTGGTTTGGGAACGAAAGGGCGCGGCGACCTGCCCGACAGCTTTACT encodes the following:
- a CDS encoding MFS transporter, giving the protein MVSRQSTLHVLRHSVFASLWFATLVSNLGGLVQGVAAAWLMTTLSDSRSLVALVQASTTLPVVLFSLPSGALADSFDRRGIMLVALCWMLCLSVLLSVFAYFGMLTPWLLLAFTFLIGSGQALFNPSWQSSMGDIVPKEDIPAAVTLNGMGFNMMRSVGPAIGGIVVTFAGVATAFALNAVSYFAIIAGLVRWHPPVVQKLLPREAFGPSISSGVRYVLLSPVLLRVMCRSFVFGLGAVVILALLPVLARNLLGGSALTYGILLGCFGFGAIGGGLLSGRLRTRFENEWIVRAAFVVMAMGVLALGLSRNMVLSGLILLPCGASWVLALSLFNVTVQLSTPRWVVGRALAIYQMAAFGGMAAGAWLWGAIAEQVGAPLAVVFASLPLIFGAAIGLKFPLENFSTRDFSPLNKFIKPSLKLDLAPRSGPIMVIVDYEIGQSDVPAFLALMVERRRIRIRDGARQWVLMRDLENPEIWTESYHVPTWVEYLRHHERRVTSDGEVYQNLLALHKGAKPPQVRRMIERQTVPRDNDVSLRLIPEEH